Below is a window of Lepidochelys kempii isolate rLepKem1 chromosome 14, rLepKem1.hap2, whole genome shotgun sequence DNA.
TCAACCCACAAAGTTCAatgctgacattttttaaaaaaaaattacacaaaagaaaaagaaaaaactacATGGCCACAAAAAAATTACAATTTGTGTCAATGTAGTTAGCAGCAGCtttcttaaaataataataataacaacaacaacaataataataataaggcaGATTCATGCCTTTGTTATGCCATTAAAAACATTCTTGTTCCCTAAAGAGAAGCATTCtggaaaaagttgaaaaaaaaaataacccaaccAAAGCTCGCCTGCAAGTTCAagttttgtaaaaaaatatatacataatttATTCTACAATATATATGTGCCTTCTGATCATGCTTAGACATTGTTTAGTGCTTCGTGTTTAGAGTTCATTTTCAGCTCTCTCTCCTGTAAAGACAGCCCTAAAACTGGCTTAGATTCCTCAGGACCACTTGTCTTCACGCCTTTCTTCAACAGTACCATCATCTGAAAACTGCTTTGGGCCAACTCTCAGCTCATTGTGCCTTTGACcgacatttttcttttaaaccaaaAGATAACAGAGAAAAAGTCAGTCAGTCATATTTCCGATTCCCGCCTTAATGGCCTAGGTTCTAGTGGCACCCCAGCTTGGTTATGATGGTCCATGTCTGGGAGGGTGTCCGTGCTCATGCTTTCAGGCACCCCATTGTCACTCTCGTCCTCTTCTTTGCTGGTGAGGGCCACTTCATTCTCGTAGCAAAAGGAATTTGCATTCGAGAGAATGTATTTCTTTTCTGCTAAGTCTCTGGCACTACAAAGTGGCGTGTTGGGCACTTCGTACGTTTTGTGGAACCTAGAGTAGTCCACTTTATAGTAGTTTTTCTCTTCGAAGAGCACAGGCTCATAACGGTGGCCCCAGAGGATTTCATTTGCCAGATATGAACTACGGCACTGGGTAGTCATGGCGGTAGCTTCCACCATGCCCTCTAATATTACTACAATTTCAAAGTCTGCATTGTCCATGTCTTGCTTACTGTAGTCATACAAGGGACTTTGTTCATCTATTTCATGGACTATTGTAATTGGGGACACCAGGAATATGCGGTCTATCCCACTGTCAAACCCAACGTTGATGTCTATTTGGTCCAAAGGGATGTATTCTCCTTCGGAGGTGACCCTGGATTTAAGGAGCTGGGCTCTCACATGTGCCTCAACCAAATGGCTTTTCCGTAGGTTTCCAACGCGCCACATTAAGCACAGCTTCCCATCCCTCAGGCCCACAACAGCATTGTGGCTGAAGACTAGAGTTTCGTTTCTCTTTTTTGGTTTAGCCATCTTTGCCATGACAGCCCCAATGATGAAGGCATCAATGATGCAGCCTACGATAGACTGGAAAACCACCATGAATACTGCGATGGGGCACTCGTCCGTGACACACCTAAAACCATACCCAATTGTTGTCTGGGTTTCGATGGAGAAGAGGAAGGCTGCAGTGAAGCTGTTCACATTGGAGACACAAGGTTTGTAGTTTGCTGGCTCCTCCAGATCCCCATGCAACAGAGCAATCAGCCAAAACACACAGCCAAAAAAAAGCCATGAAAGAATGAAAGCCAGGCAGAAGATAACTAGCATCCACCTCCAGCGAATATCCACGCAGGTGGTAAAGATGTCTGCCAGGTAACGTTGTCCTTTCTCACCCACATTAATGAATTGGACATTGCAGTGTCCATCTTTCTTGACGAAGCGGCTCCTGCACTGCTGCCTAGTGTGTACCTTGCTCTTCCCGTTCCCGAAGCCATTGGCAACTGCCATGGTTGCCAGCTTCATGCCATCCTCTTCTGAGGAAACGATGCTATAGCGGTTGGTTCGCACGCTGCCCATCACTACTGCTGTGGACTGAGGTGCTTCTGCTTTAGAAAACAGTCTGAGTTTCTGCAAAACCCTTTGGAGAAACAGTTTTGAAAGTTCTagaggaacacacacacaggaaaaaataaaaggactAGGTTGGAGTTTCCGACAACCCCTGGCTCTACCAAGGAGAGTCTGCTGACATGCAGAGTTAGCTTAGCAATTGAACATCCGTCATAGAGAGCACATGGTCTGCAAGAGAAAGACACACTGCATATTAGAACTCAATGGGACAGAACACTGAATCAAAGCTATATAAAGACCCCAGCCTCCAAATCCATATGGTTCGTTTTTCAATCTATTCACTTCTATTCATGGAATTgtcctgaggcacagagattctCTGTTTATGGATCGACAAAACTGACATCATTAATACAAAAAAGTCATCACTCTTTCCATAGCAAGCACTAAAGTGAACAGGTCTTAAAGAAATATTCACTTAAAAGCAGGAAATACACGTATCTGTCTAGCACATACACCTGCACCTTTGGTGGTTTACTTGGGAATGGTGAATTAGCTTTAACACATGCATGTCTGTTCAAGTCTCAAAGTTGATTTACAATGACATAGAAGTCTGTGTCTCAGGGTCTATTCCAGCCAAGATACAGGTGTGTGTTAATTAAAAGGAACAAGTGCATTATGAGGATTAAATGCTCCTTGGGCCAAATTTCGCTCTAGTGATACTCCACTAACTACCATTAAATTACAGTtgtgcagaatttagccctttacTAGTCCATTCAAGCAAAAGTCATGCATTCATTCTTTGCCAGCAATAGGAATAAAGCCATACAGACTATGTTGGCAACTATTTAAACCAAAGCTACAGCAATTTGATGGGATCCATACAATCATTAAATTCACAGTAGGAAATCATCACACAAATCACATGAGGCCTCATCCTGCTCCGGCTGAAGTTATTGATAAATGGCTTTAACAGAAGCAGGATTGGCCTAACATCTCTGTGGTGCCTTTGATGGTGGGTACAAGGCACTTTCGTCTCTGGAGATAAAGGGGATTCCACCCCAAAAAGGAGAACGGTCCTGAGTTTCCCTTGTGTCTTGAATATCAGTAGTTAGGGCTTAGCCTAGTGGATACAAGATGTGTTTGCTGAGACTGGAGggcaccaaactcatttcatggAAGTCTAGCTTAGACCCAGTGTTTGCTTTTAACAAGCACATCATCCATTAAGTCATCACCCATTGTATTGGAGGAGATTTAATTGAAATACTGCAGAGGAGGCAAAATGCATGAATTGTAATaatcccccctacacacacacggCCAACGGGGGAAAGAAAGTcataactgattttaaaataatgaggATTTTAAGATAACGTCTGTTGTGGGTTTGCCACAGCAGGAGATCTAAGTACGAATCACATTAGTGGAAGAGTGCACTAAAATGTCTTTTGTTAACGGATATTAACAAAATTAATCCGACTCAATTCTAAAACCTGACACAATTGTGTCAGCCAAAGAAAAAGACTTCTGCATGTGAAATAGTTTGCACACACTCTAGCTGTTCTTCCTGACCTGGGTAGAGCAAGGTTAAAAAGTCATACTGTAGATAGGAACGTCCCCTGGTCCAATAACAGGGTTAAAACCTAGACAGATTTGGAATCTCTAGAGTTCAGCATATGATCTCTTAATTCCTCCGTCCCCTACATCTTTCAGCTGCATCACAAGGACACAGGTAAGCAGATGTGTGTAAGAAAACAGCAGGTAACAAGCAAAAAGAATAAGTGATCTTTACAGATGTGCATAAGACATTTCTTCCTGAAGAGCTACTTCATGGTTTGCTTTAAATGCACACACACTTCAAATTACTCTACAAGAAATGTGGCCCAACACATATTTCCTGAGATTAGTCATCTGTGACTCCTGCAGTGCGTGATACATTTTGGCAGCTTTCAACTTTTAAAATACCCAGTTTGAATGTAGCTTTCATATTAATGTATAAAGATGATATGATGCTGTTAAACTTACACCTGTCTGAATATTTTGTTTGCATTGTGTAAAGTTCCCTTTgtatttttgggggtggggtggggggggaaggaagggtgaGAAGAATAGAGATTTTCATTCCTGCCAATATATAGCTCTCTAAAGCGATGGAATGCTTCTAACATTCAGTTTGAgatattttctgttgtatttGGTTTTAGATGCATTTTCAAGCCAAGTGGGAAAGCCAAATTACTATTTATATGTTCCATGAAAAAGAACAGCTCATTGCAAAATCATTGCATTGGTTTGCAGATTAATCACTTTTATAAACCACATCCTAAAATCATGATCATGTTGAACTTCCCTGTTCCAAGCAGGTTTTGCTCCAAGTTGATGGACATATATAGCCTTAGAACTAATTTAGTCATTTTTCTGCATTGTCTCTTGGATTTCAAGGGAGGAAGGGTCTGGGGAAGGGACAGCTGTGAAATCTGAGGGACCTAAAAGTGCAActacataccaaaaaaaaaatattttttttgaccCCAAGACATTTGTTTGAATTCCACAAATCACTGAAACCACAATGCCAGGTTCCTACAAATATCTTGCCATATTTAGAATCCTGGAAATAGCGATATGACAATGGTAGGTGCCTATTTCCATTGCTAATTGTCACCTACTGTACATCTGCATGGTATTattagttagaatcatagaatatcagggttgggagggacctcaggaggtcatctagtccaaccccctgctcaaagcaggaccaatccccaattttaccccagatccctaaatggcccctgcaaggattgaactcacaaccctgggtttagcaggctaatgctcaagccactgagctatccctccccctattAATAGTTATGTCACTGCACGTGTTATGCCTTTGGAAGCAAAAACTGCTCCGACTTTGGCTTAAACGTTCCTGACACACTGTAATGCAGCCTTGAGGGGATCTCTTTCCTGTGTTTATAGACTTTCTGGATGTTTAGACAACAAAACTCTGGCACATGCCACATATTACAGTGCTGGTCATAGGATAGCTGTCTACTGTCTTTTAACACAAATTGCCTCTCATCCTTGTGTGTGTGCTTTGAGTAGCTAGGAtacgtgcgggggggggggggaatttgtaACACTTCAACAGTCAGACTCACAGCTCGTGAaacacaatgggcctgatcctgcccccaGTCAAGaaggtggcaaaatttccatGACTTCAAGGATCAGGACCTGTAAATatgtggatggggggaaaaaaaatcaatagatcCACCAGTGTTGGGATCTGAACTTTGTGTATCCTAAACTCTTCCAGTTGGCTGCAGTGGGAGTTTGGGGACTGCAAGGAATACAGGGTCAGGTCTTATACAAAAAGTGTGCACAAAGCTAAAAATGCACAGACCTGGGCTAAAAATCTAATATTATGCCTTACGTTGATAATCCACCTGCTGCTCAGTGGTAATGCAAGTTTAATTTTTCCAAACATTCTCTTGTTATCATTGAGGGGACCAAACCTACAACCCTCACTtagtgggtcgggggggggggttgtctgtaGTATTGGGCCCATTGCATAATGACATCTAGTCAGACATAAACTAAATTATCTTATTTTATTCACCCCATTATCTCTCTACAGAAAAACAACACCATTTTCACTGTACAGAAGTATTGAAACCAGTTGCTGGTACGTGCACAGATTCACTACAGTGAGGTAGATCAGAATTTCAAGTATTGCAATGGGAGGCTTGAAAAGGGGGGAATAGAAGGGGACTTCACTATTAATGAAGCATTCCAGGACAAACACTGATTCAAGAACAATAGAATCTCTAAGAGcccacaaagaaaaataattacatCGATGTCTGTAATTTGCATTGATCGAGTGGAAGCGGAACGTGCAGGAGGGCTTCAGACTGATCAGAGATAGAGATGATACaagagttgagagagagagagattgctaaTGAGCGATCCGGGCAGTTATTCCCAAGCTGACGCCACATTACCCTGCTTTGTGTGTGCAGGGCACATGTTGCTAAGTGAGCACAACTGCTACCTTCCTCCCTCTTCAGTAAACAGAACACAAGAGCGGTCTGCCAAGATATATAGCAAAACCAAAAGTCCATGCTCTCTTATTTTATTGGTCAGAGATCTTCAGGTGTAAAGGCTCAGTGACCTTTCCCCAGTCCTATATATTATTTAAAAGTTATTATCCCAGACTCTCCTCATTTCCCTACTTGCTTTGGTTAGGGGATTTGAGGCATATTACATATTAAAGGCTAAGCTAGCTTGGATCATGACAgattttctttaataaaacaaTGAAGACATTAGAGAAAAGAAAAGTAGGTGATATAGGAAAAATGTACGGAgaaaaaggggaaagagaagtgGCACTGTCATCCGAGATCCTGCTCTTTTGCAGATCTCAGGATATTTCTAGATGATGACAAAGTAACTACAAATGAAATATTCATCACCGGGGGTGTTGTTGATGTGCTGGCCAGCAGGGTGGAAAAGCAAACAAGTGTAAAGGTAAGGCAGAGAACACAAAAAAGAATACAGCCTGATGAGCAGAGATGTGGCAGTGAACACATCTTTGTTAATACCCAGCATAGACTTTCAGTATGTTCTGCAACTACTGTCTACAATCTCCAAAGTGCAAGTGAAGCACTTGCCTGGTTAAAATGGAAAAGCTCGTACAATACAGCCATAAAGAAGTCTGCCATTTcctatatgtatttttttttaaactgtcatgAATCAAGTTAAAATGACGCAATCTCTCCACAGTCACTCAAACcacaatggctttttttttttacttcttcttTTTGCCAGACCCATTAGGAAAGAATTCCACAAGTTCCTTTGATGCATCTTCCATAGACTACAGTCGATGTGCAGTGTTATGAATAAATGTCACGGTGTTGTGCAAGAGGTGAGAGaacatcaattttttttaaaaaatgaatctaaACTGTAATTCTGTATGCTTTGATCCCTTCCCTCTCTTTTAGAATCCCTGAAATactaggcaaaaagaaaaggatgcacAGGGCAGAGGAACGGAGAGTTTTCATGCTAACTTCCAATCCTCCCCCAAAATACAATATCCTTCACTGGCAGCTGGTGCCTGGAAAGAAATGAGCACAAACAGATGCTCAAGTGTTCCAAGCATACCTAGCTAATTATTTGCGCTAGTGAGATTAATTAGACTGTTTGCATGGTGTATGAGAAAGGGTAAAGCTCTCCCTTCATGTGACTATGCAGAAAAGTGCAATCAATAAACCTGACAGTAAAGCACATACATATAGactgatccccccccccgcccgcctccGTCCCCCGGCACCCCTTAAGGCACAGACATTCGAGGGTGGCATTTCAGAGGTGACCGTGCTGCCGACTTCACTACAGAAATAGGTAGGTTCAAATAAAGCGCTCCTTACCTGTTAGTGGATTTAAGCTGGGGATGTAGATACATAAAAGAGCGTAAGATCCAGTGGCTAGGGGGGAATCAGCAAACCAATCCCACGCTCCCTACCCCGCTGCACCGTTTGCAACTCAAACACTTCACTGGCTACTGCCTCCCTTTTGAGGGCGGCCATGTGATTTTTAACACCGGCTCGGCAGGCTCCGCCCTCCGGGGCTGCCCCAGACCAATGGGAGAAGGGAGGCCGGCCCAGCCTTGGCTGGGTCTCCGCTGGCGCGCCCGGCTCTGCCCAGAGCGAGGGATTCCCGGAGCGGGGGCGCCCGGGCTGATGGTGCTGCGCCGAGGCGTTTGCGGCGAGCGCCGAGCCTTGCGCTGCCCCCCGGCCGGCGCGCAGCGGGGAccggctcgcccccggccccgcgGCGGGTGGCACCTGGCGGGCAGCAGCGGCTGGAACtcgctgccccaggctggggcgcGGGTCTCCTGCCCCCGCGCCTCCGGCAGCCCCAGGGGGCCCCTCGCCCCGCCGCGGGGCTGCCCCGTGGCGCGCTCCGATCCGTCCCCGAGTGAGCCCCCGGGGGCGCTGCCGTGCCAGGAGGGagagcagcccggagcccctggccccttgtgggggcgaggggggtgcagggggaggacgCACCTTgcaagggaagaggagggagagcgggccgggggggggggggatgtgccgttcttgggggaggaggaggctttTCAGGAGCTGGAGAGACTaaaggaggagtggggggcagagaaagtgaggaaggggttggaggggggggttggaggggataGGGCGAGTGGGggcagcctggagaggagagggatctgggggggagtgggttatgaagggagggagagaggcagatcACAGGGCCCTGTTGGTGCAATGTCGGGTGATCATTCCCTCCAAATGCAATAGCCAGGCGCTGTATGGACAGCTGGTCTGTGAGTTGGCCTTGAGGCAGATCTCGATTTATATCCGGTGCAAATGAGAACATGCTGtccaggggtatgtctacactgcacagtgaGCTCAGGTTCCaactcaggtttgagccccaGCCCGCCTTCCGCCCACATACAAATTGGGCTGATgcgggtcagcaagcactcaggacctagGGTCCTGCTatgggggtgggtcagagcccaagtcctgtTGTGACTTGGGTCTGAGCCCTGCCATTTTGCAGTGTGAATGCAGATCGAGCCATAGACCCGAGACAAAAGATCTGCATGGTGCAGTATGGACACATTAACACAACTGTGAGGCCTGGGTctagcaattgtaaacccaggtttacaacaCCGCGTGGACTCTCAAGTGCAGGCGTGGAAAGACTGAGTCCAGAAGTCCGGGTCCCATAGACCTAGGTTTATCATAGTGTAGAAATATGCTATGCTTCCAGCCTGGCTGGCAGTAAAACCCTTCCCAGATTAATTCCTAGGCTGAAGGGCACTGGCTCTCGTGCTCTTCGACTGGACCCGAGagtatcattattatttgtattgctccAGTCATAGCCTGGGACGTCATTGTACTAAGTTATAGCAACACAAAACAGAAAAGACTCTCCATGCTAGAAATAGCAGGTGCATCAAACAGTGTGAGTAAAGATGTTAGTAAATTGTACACTTCAGATAGGGAGGGATTTCAGCCTCGGGCCTTGTCCCTCTGACTTCTTCCTGTGGGGCTTGACAGGAATAGAGAACACCTGTTAAACATATTGCCTGTGTCCATAAAGAAAGAAATCACATAACAGGGTGAgaagttagagagacaaggtgggtgaggcaatatattttattggaccaacatctgttggtgagagagacgtgTTTtcgaaccacacagagctcttcttcaggtctaggatattacctcacctaccttgtctcgctaatatcctggggctcATACAGCTAAATTACATACAACAGTGTTAGATATAACATATCAAAGCAACTTTCCTACGTGTATGGGAACCCTCAGGATTCATCTTCCGTTAAGAGCCATCCTGAGAAGAGGAAATTAATTTCCGTTTAATTTTTCTGGGAAATCTGCCAAACTTTATTGGGAAATCTGCCGGACGTTTTGGTCTGGTCAATCTAATCTCGCTTTCTTCAATACCCCCATCACTCTTAAAAACATAACAGCACTTAGATACAAGTCCCACGTAGTACTGAAAAAAGTCTTTTATTTCTATCTGCTGTAACAATgtccaatatttatttatttatgttgatAGGTACCCTTTCTTAGTATTTCTAACCAGACACTCTAATCACCAGTGGTATAACTTTAAAAAGACATCACAAATATTACCCCAAATGCCACAATGCAATTCAGTATAACACTCCCAAAATGAGGTTTGCAAATAAAGGCTATTTTGGACCAACGGAGGAAGCAATGGTTGTTTCCCCATCACCGTAATAACTAGGCCTTACATACCACCTATAGGAGATGGACCTGGGTGCTGTCCCactatttaaaaatatgcaaGTACCAAAAATTATTCCAAAATATTCTGCCATTCCTAAAGCTCCTTCGGTCCAAAATACCCAATAAAGAAAATGATGAAGAAGTGTTTGGACAAAATACCCAATcggaataaaataaaaggctttgTAATCATGATCTGAAGTATGCTGAACTCTGGCTGTGATGAACAGTCAGGAGGTGTTAGTTTCAGAGGCAGGTGCCCTCAGGAAGCTGAGTTCTTGGCACTAGCAGCTGAAATGCATCTGAGAGCCTCCTATGTTGTGATGGAAAAATATGGAAGAAAGCAGCCTGTTAAATGAAGGGGGTCACAGACCACATAGTGCTTTAGAGGCTTTAGAGATTATCACTAGCACCTTGAATTGCACCCAGGACTGAAATGGTAGCCATTGCAACATATGGTGAACAGGTGCTCTGAGCACTGAGGGccggatgtgcacaagtccatggggccggacgagttgcatccgagagtgctaaaggaattggcggctgtgattgcagagccattggccattatctttgaaaactcgtggcgaacgggggaagtcccggatgactggaaaaaggctaatgtagtgccaatctttaaaaaagggaagaaggaggatcctgggaactacaggccagtcagcctcacctcagtccccagaaaaatcatggagcaggtcctcaaagaatcaatcctgaagcacttacatgagaggaaagtgatcaggaacagtcagcatggattcaccaagggaaggtcatgcctgactaatctaatcgccttctatgatgagattactggttctgtggatgaagggaaagcagtggatgtattgtttcttgactttagcaaagcttttgacacggtctcccacagtattcttgtcagcaagttaaagaagtatgggctggatgaatgcactataaggtgggtagaaagttggctagattgtcgggctcaacgggtagtgatcaatggctccatgtctagttggcagccggtgtcaagtggagtgccccaggggtcggtcctggggccggttttgttcaatatcttcataaatgatctggaggatggtgtggattgcactctcagcaaatttgcggatgatactaaactgggaggagtggtagatacgctggagggcagggataggatacagagggacctagacaaattggaggattgggccaaaagaaatctgatgaggttcaataaggataagtgcagggtcctgcacttaggacggaagaacccaatgcacagctacagactagggaccgaatggctaggtaacagttctgcagaaaaggacctaggggtgacagtggacgagaagctggatatgagtcagcagtgtgcccttgttgccaagaaggccagtggcattttgggatgtataagtaggggcatagcgagcagatcgagggacgtgatcgtccccctctattcgacattgatgaggcctcatctggagtactgtgtccagttttgggccccacactacaagaaggatgtggataaattggagagagtccagcgaagggcaacaaaaatgattaggggtctggaacacatgacttatgaggagaggctgagggaactgggattgtttagtctgcagaagagaagaatgaggggggatttgatagctgctttcaactacctgagaggtggttccagagaggatggttctagactattctcagtggtagaagaggacaggacaaggagtaatggtctcaagttgcagt
It encodes the following:
- the KCNJ2 gene encoding inward rectifier potassium channel 2, with translation MGSVRTNRYSIVSSEEDGMKLATMAVANGFGNGKSKVHTRQQCRSRFVKKDGHCNVQFINVGEKGQRYLADIFTTCVDIRWRWMLVIFCLAFILSWLFFGCVFWLIALLHGDLEEPANYKPCVSNVNSFTAAFLFSIETQTTIGYGFRCVTDECPIAVFMVVFQSIVGCIIDAFIIGAVMAKMAKPKKRNETLVFSHNAVVGLRDGKLCLMWRVGNLRKSHLVEAHVRAQLLKSRVTSEGEYIPLDQIDINVGFDSGIDRIFLVSPITIVHEIDEQSPLYDYSKQDMDNADFEIVVILEGMVEATAMTTQCRSSYLANEILWGHRYEPVLFEEKNYYKVDYSRFHKTYEVPNTPLCSARDLAEKKYILSNANSFCYENEVALTSKEEDESDNGVPESMSTDTLPDMDHHNQAGVPLEPRPLRRESEI